Proteins from a single region of Dictyostelium discoideum AX4 chromosome 5 chromosome, whole genome shotgun sequence:
- a CDS encoding peptidase S28 family protein translates to MNKLIKIIVIFTIIVNVINGLAYPKYNAEELILDGSGSFPAQWFTQTLDHFNFQNNQTFQQKYYVNDQYYNYKNGGPIILYINGEGPVSSPPYSSDDGVVIYAQALNCMIVTLEHRFYGESSPFSELTIENLQYLSHQQALEDLATFVVDFQSKLVGAGHIVTIGGSYSGALSAWFRIKYPHITVGSIASSGVVHSILDFTAFDAYVSYAVGPECTKALQAVTSAAEDEYFAGGIREQQMKQILQAESLVDIGDFFYWLADSMMEGDQYGYIDELCSPLVDAINSGTSGIDLITVYSNYTINTWGKVLGTPDEYSTAWQQNVTYDPSKSADRAWWYQTCSSLGWMQAAPSENSIRSSLVNMTYFQTHCQQLFGQAIWPPNVNAVNTQYGGDQSNPLLNAAGTNILFTNGHADPWSQASIVNSNYPNVEPSAMTTCRKCGHCVDLRGCPGGCDLPNNLDQVRSLSLKSIAQWLNLNN, encoded by the exons atgaacaaattaattaaaatcattgtaatttttacaattattgtAAATGTAATTAATGGTTTAGCATATCCAAAATATAATGCAGAAGAATTAATATTggatggtagtggtagtttCCCAGCACAATGGTTCACTCAAACATTagatcattttaattttcaaaataatcaaacatTTCAACAAAAATATTATGTAAATGATCAATATTATAACTATAAAAATGGTGGACCAATCATTTTATACATTAATGGTGAAGGTCCAGTTAGTTCACCACCATATTCTTctgatgatggtgttgtaATTTATGCTCAAGCA ttaaattgTATGATTGTTACATTAGAACATAGATTTTATGGTGAatcatcaccattttcagaattaacaattgaaaatttacaaTATCTTAGTCATCAACAAGCATTGGAAGATTTAGCaacatttgttgttgattttcaaAGTAAACTTGTTGGTGCAGGTCATATTGTTACAATTGGTGGATCATATAGTGGAGCATTATCAGCATGGTTCCGTATAAAGTATCCACATATTACTGTTGGTTCAATTGCATCATCAGGTGTTGTACATTCAATTTTAGATTTCACTGCATTCGATGCCTATGTATCATATGCTGTTGGTCCAGAATGTACAAAAGCACTTCAAGCTGTAACTAGTGCTGCTGAAGATGAATATTTTGCTGGAGGTATTAGAGAACAACAAATGAAACAAATACTTCAAGCTGAATCATTGGTTGATATTGGTGATTTCTTTTATTGGTTAGCCGATTCGATGATGGAGGGTGACCAATACGGCTACATAGATGAATTATGTAGTCCATTGGTTGACGCTATCAATAGCGGTACCAGTGGTATCGATTTGATTACAGTCTACTCCAATTACACTATCAACACTTGGGGTAAAGTTTTAGGTACTCCAGATGAATATTCAACAGCTTGGCAACAAAATGTCACCTATGACCCATCAAAGAGTGCCGATAGAGCTTGGTGGTATCAAACTTGTAGTTCATTAGGTTGGATGCAAGCTGCACCAtctgaaaattcaattagatCTTCATTGGTAAATATGACCTATTTCCAAACTCATTGTCAACAATTATTCGGTCAAGCCATTTGGCCTCCAAATGTAAATGCTGTAAATACTCAATACGGTGGTGATCAATCAAATCCATTATTGAATGCAGCTGGTACTAATATTTTATTCACCAATGGTCATGCTGATCCATGGAGTCAAGCTTCAATcgtaaattcaaattatccAAATGTTGAACCCTCTGCAATGACCACTTGTCGTAAATGTGGTCATTGTGTAGATTTAAGAGGTTGTCCAGGTGGTTGTGAtttaccaaataatttagatCAAGTTAGATCActttcattaaaatcaattgcaCAAtggttaaatttaaataattaa
- a CDS encoding WD40 repeat-containing protein has translation MNKTTQSTISTTTNTTSPIKIISNNSSPNSISPLSSSPPPPIITTTTKLSSNEINKKNNNNNNNNNNNNNNNNNNNNNNNNNNNNNSNNNNNNNNNNNNNNNKFSKIKTLLKGGKNKSSIQLQNQPQLPPIFDNLPSEVIEKIFSYLFEYDIYRVSLVCNYWNQIAKSNDIWLNIYKKRSYHCELLKQNVKEIDFKSVLKLHKSIKANWKNGKFKSTVLTGHTESINSILFTGNKILSSSRDQTLKVWDYYTNECIKTFNNKSIINCMEKDFENKRIACGTLNGFLNVYNLETSTLEHSEKIHNGFIATLKANNNSTIFCSGSKDKEIKLWKFNDLDNDNDDINEFSHFNLSSSSSSSSQKNNNNSLLLKKLGNHELTVNNIEWCNYNNNHVWSSGGKTIKQWDIESGQLITTYTSPSRIINAGCLSVKNGMVACGGEGPISIWDSRSGAIEPTRIIAPESQFIYCLQYEPNLHSLVTGDGDNKVKCFNEKTATIEQTFLGHTHPVSFINYNPSYIVSSGTDGNIWVWNFLSNMNQSLLINNNNNNHNINNDNNNNLLYDYNDINYNNNNNNNNNNNNEINNFNNNNQIKSSNSPRRVGNFHLLNGHRSFIRATFTDETKIISGSHDNSIRVWDFTSTLQKKDHKCNIM, from the exons atGAATAAAACAACTCAATCAACAATCTCTACAACTACAAATACAACCTCCcccataaaaataatttcaaataattcttcCCCAAATTCTATATCACCACTATCTAGttctccaccaccaccaataataacaacaacaacaaaattatcatcaaatgaaataaataaaaagaataataataataataataataataataataataataataataataataataataataataataataataataataataataataatagtaataataataataataataataataataataataataataataataaattttcaaagataaaaacattattaaaaggtggaaaaaataaatcatcaatacaattacaaaatcaaCCACAATTACCACctatatttgataatttaccaTCTGaagttattgaaaaaatatttagttatttatttgaatatgaTATTTATAGAGTTTCCTTGGTTTGTAATTATTGGAATCAAATTgctaaatcaaatgatatttggttaaatatttataaaaaaagatcttATCAttgtgaattattaaaa cAAAAtgttaaagaaattgattttaaatcagttttaaaattacataaatcaattaaagcaaattggaaaaatggtaaatttaaatcaacagTATTAACAGGTCATACTgaatcaataaattcaatacTTTTTACtggtaataaaattttaagttCATCAAGAGATCAAACTTTAaa agTTTGGGATTATTATACAAATGAATgtattaaaacatttaataataaaagtattaTAAATTGTATGGAAAaggattttgaaaataaaaggaTTGCATGTGGTACATTGAATggatttttaaatgtttataaTTTAGAGACATCAACATTAGAACATAGTGAAAAAATTCATAATGGTTTCATTGCAACTTTAaaagcaaataataattcaactaTATTTTGTTCAGGttcaaaagataaagaaattaaattatggaaatttaatgatttagatAATGATAACGATGatataaatgaattttcaCATTtcaatttatcatcatcatcatcatcatcatcacaaaaaaataataataattcattattattaaaaaaattaggtAATCATGAATTAACAGTGAATAATATTGAATGgtgtaattataataataatcatgtTTGGTCAAGTGGTGGTAAAACTATTAAACAATGGGATATTGAGAGTGGACAATTGATAACTACATATACATCACCATCTCGTATAATTAATGCAGGATGTTTATCAGTAAAGAATGGTATGGTCGCATGTGGAGGTGAAGGTCCAATTTCAATATGGGATAGTAGAAGTGGTGCAATTGAACCCACAAGAATCATTGCTCCAGAATCTCAATTCATTTATTGTCTTCAATATGAACCAAATTTACATTCATTAGTAActggtgatggtgataataaagttaaatgttttaatgaaaaaacagCAACAATAGAACAAACATTTTTAGGTCATACTCATCCTGttagttttataaattataatccAAGTTATATTGTCAGTAGTGGTACTGATGGTAATATTTGGGTTTGGAATTTTTTAAGTAATATGaatcaatcattattaattaataataataataataatcataatattaataatgataataataataatttattatatgattataatgatataaattataataataataataataataataataataataataatgaaattaataattttaataataataatcaaattaaaagttCAAATAGTCCAAGAAGAGTTggtaattttcatttattaaatggaCATAGATCTTTTATTAGAGCCACTTTTACTGATGaaactaaaattattagTGGTTCTcatgataattcaattagaGTATGGGATTTCACTTCAAcattacaaaaaaaagatcatAAATGTAATAtaatgtaa
- the phbA gene encoding hypothetical protein translates to MQSFLNKLIPLALTVGTGLSLAQSSMYTVDGGQRAVIFDRISGVKEKSVGEGTHFIMPWLQKPIIFDIRSSPRNIKSDTGSKDLQTVSVTVRVLFRPDVEHLPSIFSKLGLDYDERILPSLGNEVLKSVVAQYDATELITQREVVSKEIRESLMKRAKEFNLLLDDVSITHLSFSQDFTNAIEHKQVAQQEAERSKYIVMKNEQEKKANIIRAEGEAEAAKLIGQAMGNSAAFIELRRIEAYKDITESLSKSKQVTYVPTSGNLLMNLNKQ, encoded by the exons atgcaatcatttttaaataaacttaTACCACTTGCACTTACAGTTGGTACTGGTTTATCATTAGCACAAAGTTCAATGTATACAGTTGATGGTGGACAAAGAGCAGTTATTTTCGATAGAATTAGTGGTGTTAAAGAGAAATCAGTTGGAGAAGGTACACATTTCATTATGCCATGGTTACAAAAACCAATCATTTTCGATATTAGATCATCACCAAGAAACATAAAGAGTGATACTGGTAGTAAAGATCTTCAAACTGTAAGTGTCACAGTTCGTGTTTTATTTAGACCAGATGTTGAACATCTTCCATCAATCTTTAGTAAATTAGGTTTAGATTATGATGAAAGAATTTTACCATCACTTGGAAATGAAGTTTTAAAATCTGTTGTT gcACAATATGATGCAACAGAATTAATTACACAAAGAGAAGTTGTATCAAAAGAAATTCGTGAATCATTAATGAAAAGAgcaaaagaatttaatttattattagatgatGTTTCAATTACACATCTTAGTTTTTCACAAGATTTTACAAATGCAATTGAACATAAACAAGTTGCTCAACAAGAAGCTGAACGTTCAAAATATATTGTAATGAAAAATGAACAAGAGAAAAAAGCAAACATTATTAGAGCTGAAGGTGAAGCTGAAGCTGCAAAACTTATTGGTCAAGCTATGGGTAATAGTGCTGCTTTCATTGAATTACGTCGTATTGAAGCTTACAAAGATATCACTGAATctttatcaaaatcaaaacaagTTACTTATGTACCAACTAGTGGTAAccttttaatgaatttaaataaacaataa
- the rps17 gene encoding 40S ribosomal protein S17, which yields MGRVRTKTIKRASKLLIEKHYPRLTNDFDTNKRTCDKLAKIPSKRLRNKIAGFCTHLMRRIANGPVRGISYKLQEEEREKRDNYVPQESAIKTNEVKIDRDVEEMLKSTLEFPTIPQIHVVDQKRYNKNTKKSNK from the exons ATG GGTCGTGTTAGAACAAAGACAATCAAAAGAGCTTCCAAACTCCTCATTGAGAAGCATTACCCAAGACTTACCAATGACTTCGACACTAACAAGAGAACTTGCGACAAACTCGCCAAGATCCCATCAAAACGTTTAAGAAACAAGATTGCTGGTTTCTGTACCCATTTAATGAGACGTATTGCTAATGGTCCAGTCCGTGGTATTTCTTACAAAttacaagaagaagaaagagaaaagaGAGATAACTACGTTCCACAAGAATCAGCCATCAAAACCAACGAAGTTAAAATCGATCGTGATGTTGAAGAAATGCTTAAATCTACTTTGGAATTCCCAACCATCCCAC aaATCCACGTCGTTGACCAAAAGAGATACAACAAAAACAccaaaaaatcaaacaaataa